The DNA region CGCGGGCGATGCACGACACGTTCTACTTCCCGGACAAGACGGCTGACGGGAAGGAGATCTTGCTCCGCACCCACACCTCGCCGGTCCAGATCCGCTCGATGCTGGATCAGGGCGCGCCGATCCGCATCATCGCTCCGGGCCGCGTCTACCGCTCGGACAGCGACGCCACTCACACGCCGATGTTCCATCAGGTCGAAGGGCTGGTGATCGACAAGGACATCCACCTCGGCCACCTGAAATGGACGCTGGAGACCTTCTTCAAGGCCTTCTTTGAGCGCGAGGATATCGTCCTGCGTCTGCGCCCCTCCTATTTCCCCTTCACCGAACCCAGCGTCGAGGTCGATGTTGGTTATTCGAACGAGGGCGGCCGCCGCGTGGTCGGCGGGCACGGCGATGCGCCGGGTCATGCGTGGATGGAAATCGGCGGCAGCGGCATGGTGAATGCGCGTGTGCTGGAATTCGCCGGGCTTGATCCGGCAGAGTGGCAAGGCTTCGCCTTCGGCCTCGGAATCGACCGCATCGCGATGCTCAAATATGGGATGAACGACCTGCGCGCCTTCTTCGACGGCGATCCGCGCTGGCTGGCGCATTACGGCTTCTCGCCGTTCGACCAGCCGACCCTGTCCGCCGGTGTGGGAGCGCGCGCATGAAGTTCTCGCTGACCTGGCTCAAGGATTACCTTGAAACGACCGCTTCGGTGGCGGAGATTTGCGATGGGCTGAATGCCATCGGCCTCGAGGTCGAAGGTGTGGAAGACCCGGCCGAAAAGCTCGCCGGCTTCCGCATCGCCCACGTGCTGACCGCCGCGCGTCACCCCGATGCCGACAAGCTGCAAGTGCTCACTGTCGACACCGGCGATGGCAATCCGCTGCAAGTCGTCTGCGGTGCGCCCAATGCGCGTGCGGGCATGAAGGGTGTGCTGGGGCTCCCCGGCGCGGTCGTTCCCGCCAACGGCATGGTGCTCAAGAAGAGCGCGATCCGGGGCGTCGAGAGCAACGGCATGATGTGCTCGGTCCGCGAATTGGAACTGGGCGAAGATCACGACGGCATCATCGAACTGCCCGATGATGCGCCCGTCGGCACCAGCTTTGCCGACTACCACGGCGCCGATCCGGTGATCGAGGTTGCGGTTACGCCCAACCGCCCCGACTGCATGGGCGTTTACGGCATCGCCCGCGATCTCGCCGCCAAGGGGCTGGGCACGTTCAAGCCGATCGCTATGCCCGCTTTTACGGCGAGCGGTTCCTGCCCGGTCGAAATCCGCACCGATGACGCGCAAGGCTGCCCCGCCTTTTACGGACGCGTGGTGACAGGCGTGACCAACGGCGCTTCGCCTGACTGGCTGCAGGCGCGCTTGAAGAGCGCGGGCCAGCGGCCGATTTCGCTGCTGGTCGACCTGACCAACTACCTGATGCTCGGCTTCGGCCGTCCGGCGCACGCCTATGACCTCGCCAAGCTTTCGGGCGCGGTGGTCGCGCGGCGGGCCAAGGATGGCGAGCAGGTGCTGGCGCTTAACGAGAAGACCTACACGCTCGATGCCGAGATGACCGTGATCGCCGACGACAACGGCGTGCACGACATCGCCGGGATCATGGGCGGCGAGCATTCGGGCGTCAGCGAGACGACCACCGATGTGCTGCTCGAAATCGCGTACTTCGACCCCGCCCGCATCGGCGCGACGGGGCGCAAGCTGGGGCTGTCGAGCGATGCCCGCACCCGCTTCGAGCGCGGGGTGGATCCGGAGTTTCTGAACGCGGGCCTTGATCTGCTCACCGGGCTGATCGTGGAACTCGCGGGCGGAAGCCCGAGCGAAGTAGTCCGCGCCGGTTCGCCGCCGTCTGAGGCCAAGGTAATCGCCTTCGATCCCGGCCTGACGCTCCGCCTCGGCGGCGTGGAAGTGCCTGAGGCCGAACAGAAGCGCATCCTCGAAAGCCTCGGCTTTACGGTCAGCGCTGATTGGCAAGTCACGTGCCCGCTGCGCCGCCACGACATCGAAGGCCCCGCTGACATCGTCGAGGAAGTCGTGCGTATCCACGGGCTCGACAAGGTCGCCAGCGTCGCGCTGCCCCGGGTGGAGGGCGTCGCCCGTCCGACGGCGACGCCGCAACAAAAGCTCGAACGCGGCCTGCGCCGCGCGGCTGCGGCAAGCGGGTTGAACGAAGCGATCACATGGAGCTTCCTGCCCGAGTGGGCCGCCGAGCATTTCGCTTCCGATCAGCCGCTGTGGGTGCTCGCCAATCCGATCAGCGAAGACATGAAGGCGATGCGCCCCGCGCTGCTGCCCGGCCTGCTGATGGCGGCCAAGCGCAACGCCGATCGCGGCGCTGCGGCCTCGCGCTTGTTCGAAATCGGGCGGCGCTATTTCCGGGCTTCTGACGGACTCAGCGATGAAAAGCCCACGCTTGGCATCGTGCTGGCAGGCGAAAAGACGGCGCGCGGCTGGCAGAGCGGCAAGGCC from uncultured Erythrobacter sp. includes:
- the pheS gene encoding phenylalanine--tRNA ligase subunit alpha, which produces MTDKPSQTEAALAAIAASGTLDALEAQRLEALGKKGWVSLALKTLGGMSPEERTAAAPAIQSARAAIAEALDAKKAELEAAELEAALARETIDLTLPAQAAPKGSVHPVSQVMDELAEIFADLGFAVATGPEIEDDWHNFTALNMDETHPARAMHDTFYFPDKTADGKEILLRTHTSPVQIRSMLDQGAPIRIIAPGRVYRSDSDATHTPMFHQVEGLVIDKDIHLGHLKWTLETFFKAFFEREDIVLRLRPSYFPFTEPSVEVDVGYSNEGGRRVVGGHGDAPGHAWMEIGGSGMVNARVLEFAGLDPAEWQGFAFGLGIDRIAMLKYGMNDLRAFFDGDPRWLAHYGFSPFDQPTLSAGVGARA
- the pheT gene encoding phenylalanine--tRNA ligase subunit beta, which codes for MKFSLTWLKDYLETTASVAEICDGLNAIGLEVEGVEDPAEKLAGFRIAHVLTAARHPDADKLQVLTVDTGDGNPLQVVCGAPNARAGMKGVLGLPGAVVPANGMVLKKSAIRGVESNGMMCSVRELELGEDHDGIIELPDDAPVGTSFADYHGADPVIEVAVTPNRPDCMGVYGIARDLAAKGLGTFKPIAMPAFTASGSCPVEIRTDDAQGCPAFYGRVVTGVTNGASPDWLQARLKSAGQRPISLLVDLTNYLMLGFGRPAHAYDLAKLSGAVVARRAKDGEQVLALNEKTYTLDAEMTVIADDNGVHDIAGIMGGEHSGVSETTTDVLLEIAYFDPARIGATGRKLGLSSDARTRFERGVDPEFLNAGLDLLTGLIVELAGGSPSEVVRAGSPPSEAKVIAFDPGLTLRLGGVEVPEAEQKRILESLGFTVSADWQVTCPLRRHDIEGPADIVEEVVRIHGLDKVASVALPRVEGVARPTATPQQKLERGLRRAAAASGLNEAITWSFLPEWAAEHFASDQPLWVLANPISEDMKAMRPALLPGLLMAAKRNADRGAAASRLFEIGRRYFRASDGLSDEKPTLGIVLAGEKTARGWQSGKAKPFDAYDAKALALQLLEAAGAPVANLMVMGDAGAQFHPGQSATLRLGPKTVLARFGMVHPTTLKAFDVDGPIAAVELFLDAIPAKKGAAFARPGFTPPALQGVTRDFAFLVPATLAAGDLVRAVQGADKAVITGVRVFDVFAGQGVPEGHKSIAVEVTLQPGETSFKDADLKAIAEKVVAAATKLGAELRG